A single region of the Streptomyces sp. NBC_00425 genome encodes:
- a CDS encoding (2Fe-2S)-binding protein: MDLDTELALLRPLGGFFALRTSPGSPGEHDRRLPTLAQAYARTHSPPSTGAAGRSGVEFHDDPLAFRVRNVTRALRAPEERVGASVAQQGLAARLWSVALGCAVLYGCVPDLAPGLLRWDPDAGAPDDLWLTRVRAGRPGDAAGVAETVLEGHLEPLSAALRARCPVAPGLLRGNAASALAATARLLGRWADGHSRPDVAVRTRDLTARLLAHPLLAGTGSLSGDAFRRRSCCLYYRVPGGGVCGDCCFTRPPRSSPRAASG; encoded by the coding sequence GTGGACCTCGACACCGAACTCGCCCTGCTCCGCCCGCTGGGCGGCTTCTTCGCCCTGCGCACCTCACCGGGGAGCCCAGGAGAGCACGACCGGCGGCTGCCCACCCTCGCGCAGGCCTACGCGCGGACTCACTCGCCGCCCTCGACGGGCGCCGCAGGGCGCTCCGGAGTGGAATTCCACGACGACCCGCTGGCCTTTCGTGTCCGAAACGTGACCCGAGCGCTACGGGCCCCCGAGGAGCGGGTCGGCGCGTCCGTGGCACAGCAGGGACTGGCGGCCCGGCTGTGGTCGGTCGCCCTGGGCTGCGCCGTCCTGTACGGGTGCGTCCCCGACCTCGCCCCCGGGCTGCTGCGCTGGGACCCGGACGCGGGCGCGCCGGACGACCTGTGGCTGACACGGGTGCGGGCGGGCCGGCCCGGAGATGCGGCGGGCGTGGCCGAGACCGTCCTGGAGGGTCACCTCGAACCCCTCTCCGCGGCCCTGCGGGCCCGCTGCCCGGTCGCGCCCGGCCTGCTGCGCGGCAACGCCGCCTCCGCCCTGGCCGCGACGGCCCGTCTGCTGGGCCGGTGGGCGGACGGGCACAGCCGTCCCGACGTCGCCGTGCGCACGCGTGATCTCACCGCGAGGCTCCTCGCCCACCCCCTCCTCGCGGGCACCGGCTCGCTGTCCGGCGACGCCTTCCGCCGCCGCAGCTGCTGCCTGTACTACCGGGTCCCGGGCGGAGGCGTCTGCGGCGACTGTTGCTTCACACGACCCCCGCGCTCTTCCCCGCGCGCCGCGTCTGGGTGA
- a CDS encoding DMT family transporter produces the protein MSALALSVVLSLVSAVAYAAGAIVQEQVAVSSPGEEYAPLRRPGWWAAVALNGLGGILHVVALAYGPLSLVQPLGALTIVFALPMAALFVGRRAGATAWRGAIMATVGLAGLLSLVGASDAQSLTTPQRITVAVVTAGAVVTLMIAGRAAHRHPVVRSVLLATASGIAFGMSSVFTKTVAVDWTGGVSAADIPSLAVIGVLATAGMMLSQASYRGAGLAAPLATLTVINPVVAAAVGITMFGETFRHGTAGTVLALGCAVVAAGGLILLTTERLQGTQPEPATAGVPAARTRTETVTVPTAAPAPAAVESPVAAPAPVAAVEPRATAGTGPDRLISASLADGNARGADDRHGDARYDARDDLDDLYEDARSGQTAAVTAAVLPSFYTPLYGGLHIPVPVTVDRHRVRVKS, from the coding sequence ATGAGCGCCCTCGCGTTGTCCGTGGTCCTGTCGCTCGTCTCCGCTGTCGCGTACGCGGCCGGGGCGATCGTGCAGGAGCAGGTGGCGGTGTCCTCGCCGGGCGAGGAATACGCTCCGCTGCGCCGCCCCGGCTGGTGGGCCGCGGTGGCGCTGAACGGCCTCGGCGGAATCCTGCACGTGGTGGCGCTCGCCTACGGTCCGCTCAGCCTGGTCCAGCCGCTGGGCGCGCTGACGATCGTGTTCGCGCTGCCCATGGCCGCGCTGTTCGTCGGCCGCCGGGCCGGGGCCACGGCCTGGCGGGGCGCGATCATGGCGACGGTCGGTCTCGCGGGTCTGCTGTCGCTGGTCGGGGCGTCCGACGCACAGTCGCTCACCACCCCGCAGCGGATCACGGTGGCCGTGGTCACCGCCGGCGCGGTGGTGACCCTGATGATCGCCGGGCGGGCCGCACACCGGCACCCGGTGGTGCGCAGCGTGCTGCTGGCGACCGCTTCGGGCATCGCGTTCGGCATGTCGTCCGTCTTCACCAAGACCGTCGCCGTCGACTGGACGGGCGGCGTCTCGGCGGCCGACATCCCCTCGCTGGCCGTCATCGGGGTGCTGGCCACGGCCGGCATGATGCTCTCCCAGGCCTCCTACCGGGGTGCGGGCCTCGCCGCGCCGCTGGCCACGCTCACCGTGATCAACCCGGTGGTGGCGGCGGCGGTCGGCATCACGATGTTCGGCGAGACCTTCCGCCACGGCACCGCGGGCACCGTGCTCGCCCTGGGCTGCGCCGTGGTGGCGGCGGGCGGACTGATCCTGCTCACGACGGAGCGCCTGCAGGGCACTCAGCCGGAGCCGGCGACGGCCGGTGTGCCGGCCGCGCGCACCCGGACCGAGACCGTCACCGTCCCGACGGCCGCCCCGGCGCCTGCCGCGGTCGAGTCGCCTGTCGCGGCTCCAGCGCCTGTCGCCGCCGTGGAACCGAGGGCCACGGCCGGGACCGGCCCGGACCGCCTGATCTCCGCCTCGCTCGCCGACGGGAACGCTCGCGGGGCGGACGACCGCCACGGCGACGCCCGGTACGACGCACGCGACGACCTGGACGACCTGTACGAGGACGCACGCTCCGGGCAGACGGCAGCCGTGACGGCCGCCGTCCTGCCGTCGTTCTACACCCCGCTCTACGGGGGGCTGCACATCCCGGTGCCGGTCACGGTGGACCGGCACCGGGTGCGGGTCAAATCCTGA
- a CDS encoding transglycosylase family protein: MAVRGRHRRYQPNRINRASLTVTAGGAGMAIPLMGAATAQAADVDTWDKVAACESTNDWDINSGNGYYGGLQFTQSTWEAYGGTRYAPRADLATRDQQIAVAEKVLDGQGPGAWPACSVRAGLSRGGGDPDIHPNGSAKTAAKSDKNAKNAKNAESGTSRATGAKKSGGSARSGGASKTSLDDVRPQSTPQSRAGTAEMYTVVRGDTLSGIADDEDVRGGWQGLYAANRTTIGADPDLILPGQRLSLRAGTTSAGTTPSSHGKSGGHGESRGQGKPSGHGEQHRQSKPATSSKGSKSAKGSQGSKSSKAGKSDGGTSTGRSFVAPVDAATGTRYHASGSSWSKGYHTGVDFPVATGTTVKAVAAGEVVSAGWGGSFGYQVVIRHGDGRYTQYAHLSAISVRDGQSVGGGQRIGRSGSTGNSTGPHLHFEVRTGPGFGSDVDPVAYLRAGGVRI; the protein is encoded by the coding sequence ATGGCCGTACGCGGCCGGCACCGCCGGTATCAGCCGAACAGGATCAACCGCGCCTCACTCACCGTCACGGCGGGTGGCGCAGGCATGGCGATACCGCTCATGGGCGCCGCGACCGCCCAGGCGGCCGACGTCGACACCTGGGACAAGGTCGCCGCCTGCGAGTCGACCAACGACTGGGACATCAACTCCGGCAACGGCTACTACGGCGGGCTGCAGTTCACGCAGTCCACGTGGGAGGCGTACGGCGGCACGCGGTACGCGCCCCGAGCGGATCTGGCCACCCGGGACCAGCAGATCGCGGTGGCCGAGAAGGTGCTCGACGGACAGGGGCCCGGCGCGTGGCCGGCGTGCTCGGTGCGGGCGGGCCTGAGCCGTGGCGGCGGCGACCCCGACATCCACCCGAACGGCTCGGCGAAGACGGCCGCGAAGAGCGACAAGAACGCCAAGAACGCCAAGAACGCCGAGAGCGGCACGTCCCGGGCGACCGGGGCGAAGAAGTCCGGCGGGTCGGCACGGTCCGGCGGTGCGTCGAAGACGTCCCTGGACGACGTGCGGCCGCAGAGCACCCCCCAGTCGAGGGCGGGCACCGCGGAGATGTACACGGTCGTACGCGGCGACACCCTGTCCGGCATCGCCGACGACGAGGACGTCCGCGGCGGGTGGCAGGGCCTGTACGCGGCGAACCGGACGACCATCGGCGCCGATCCCGACCTGATCCTGCCCGGTCAGCGGCTCAGTCTGCGGGCCGGGACGACGTCTGCCGGCACCACCCCGAGCAGCCACGGCAAGTCCGGCGGCCACGGCGAGTCCCGCGGTCAGGGGAAGCCGAGCGGCCACGGCGAGCAGCACAGGCAGAGCAAGCCGGCCACGAGCTCCAAGGGCTCCAAGAGCGCCAAGGGTTCCCAGGGTTCCAAGAGCTCCAAGGCCGGGAAGAGCGACGGCGGGACGTCCACCGGGCGTTCCTTCGTGGCTCCGGTCGACGCGGCCACCGGAACGCGGTACCACGCGTCCGGTTCGTCCTGGTCGAAGGGCTACCACACCGGGGTCGACTTCCCCGTGGCCACGGGCACGACCGTGAAGGCGGTCGCGGCCGGAGAAGTGGTGAGCGCGGGCTGGGGCGGGTCGTTCGGCTACCAGGTGGTCATCCGGCACGGTGACGGCCGCTACACGCAGTACGCCCACCTGTCGGCCATCTCCGTGCGGGACGGCCAGTCGGTGGGCGGCGGTCAGCGCATCGGCCGGTCCGGCTCCACGGGCAACAGCACGGGCCCTCATCTGCACTTCGAGGTGCGGACGGGGCCCGGCTTCGGATCGGACGTCGACCCGGTGGCCTATCTGAGGGCCGGCGGCGTCAGGATTTGA